The genomic region gcaagtatactggacgtgttgcttttctaatacaaggttagaaagtgggtgacacaaaccgTAAAGTcttaagctaaaattttaaaatccgaaacccacaaaaacattatgcaaacaccggtgaagggttattccggaaaacttgtctagggtaaaatctagaatgaattttcaaaagatcaaatgttttcataaagatccaatttccttaaaggatctaaattttcatagtcatgtgggactgtagaccacattgttactatcattgtttataccactgtatcaaaatcactgatgtataaagtgtgagaataaaaaagtgattcgagtgaagtgtgattttatttcaagttatgtattgcttgaggacaagcaacgctcaagtgtggggatatttgatagtgctccaaatgaacatatatttaggcacgatatccttccaatatgtaaagtttttagttgcaattgttctatttttatgtaataatcgtttaaataaataagtgcgaagacaaaagaagaaaacgaagatttgaagacgcaaacgtccaaaatgctcaaacatacaagttaaactccaagtggtttaatttattgatgatcaacatctaaatattgacaagagtacaagttgtggaacgtaaagtacaagatattaaagcatacgaaaagacgttcgagaaaccagaaccgagacataaaccaggcgtaaatgtacgagacaacggagcaaaaattccaagtcaactatgcacaagaatgtaatataatatatatataattaatataaattatatatatatatatatatatatatatatatatatatatatatattatatataataatatgtcgacaagcaagaaaacaaaaaatatgtgagctggatctgacggccatgcgatcgcatgggaaataggtataaaacccatgcgagtgcatgagcccatgcgagtgcatgagatttgcactaaaaccccatgcactcgcatgggcatcagaatcagaaaatatgcctataaataccaggcttctgctcgACGAAAAAACAACACACTTCACacttattttctttctttcctctgtaatatttataattatatttataattataattaagtttaagtaagattaataataaattatggtttagttgggttattgtaagaaatgttttacgggttttaaagtcggagttctatccgtgtaacgttacgcgattaaataccactgtaagctatgttcttccttttcaaattaatgtctcgtaactaagttattattatgcttatttgagccgaagtaattgtgatgttagattaaatattaagatggggttattggattttgtaccataattaaggtttggacaaaagaccgacacttgtaaacattggactattgactattaataggtagggggtattatctaattgaatgacaactcattggaacttgtcgaacctatcttcaaattagttaatctaataattattaaaatgattatgtatgtcctatttagtgacgtttatacgacatcttttacgatcatctaattaattattcgggttgggtaattgattattcattctgatcaagtgggtaaattaatattcatatctcaaaaAAACAGGGGTgggttacatacaaggataattggtgtaattgttaacaaagtattaaaaccttggattatacgcagtcgataacctggtgtaatcattaaacaaagtattaaaaccatgttacagttcgaatccctaattagttggaatatttgacttcaggaataactttaatttgacgagcattttataattatgaccgatggactattatggacaaaaaccagataggtatcaaataaatctaagacaaaggacaattaacccagataaataaattaaaatcaaaacgtcaaacatcatgattacggaagtttaaataagcataattcctttattttatatcttatcgcacttttaattatcgtacttttttaattatcgtaattttatttatcgtcattttaattatcgtactttttaattatcgcaattttatttaccgtcatttgatttatcgcactttaatttatcgcactttaattatcgttatttgctttatgctttaaattaaattatatttatatttaatattttacattaggttttaattgcgacttaagacataaaatcgacaaaccggtcattaaacggtaaaacccccttttataataataataatattacttatatatatatatatatatatatatatatatatatatatatatatatatatatatatatatatatatatacaaatatagtttaaaaatatagcattaaacttggctagctccctgcggaacgaaccggacttactaaaaactacactactgtacgattaggtacactgcctataagtgttgtagcaaggtttaggtatatccactctataaataaataaataacttgtgtaaaattgtatcgtatttaatagtatttcgcaataaaaatataactatttcgtatacacctcgcataacatcaatagggCTAAAAGAGAAAGAAAATGTGAAGGTAAATGTGGAAAGTAAACAAAAAGTACAATACTTTTATGATAtttccttaaactgtgtgttttttgtctgtggattaTTAATATGGGAGGGAGGGAGTAACAAGCAACAATTTTCAGTTAGTTAAAATACTTATCATCTCATGCTATCCTGCCTAATTGCTCTTTTCCTTCAATTTTTCGAGACATGAAAAACTTAACCTAAATTTCACGATCATCCTTAAAACTCAATCAACTATTATATAACAGCCACCACAACTCTCTATCCTTAATTAGTGTTTAAACTTCATCATCATATATATTAACTTCAACCTTAGAGGAGCATGAGGCGGCTACCGGAGGAGAAGTGATGGAGACCAAAGGGGTAAGTGAAGGCATCCGTTTGGTTGAGAACCATTACCGTCCAAGGTCTTCGATTACGTTTTGAATTTACAGATAATTGTTTGAAGATGATGCTAAATTATAATTGTTGTTATTTTTAGTTTATTAGTTgagggttttttttttcttttttttttgtgaaGATGAAATCATGAAATGGCTAAAGGTGGAAATTAAATGTCCATATGGGGACAACAACCCTTTTTTGCATCAATCACACAACTCTTTTGTAAGATGGCTCAAAAAATTAAGTCACAGGTAAATAAGGTAAGGTGGTGACTGAATAAGCCCTCCAGGACAATAATCCCGATTAAGCTAAAAGTAAACAAGCCCTTAATGTATGATAGCACAAACATTAATGTAAATAGATAACCATTTTTTTAAAAAATggggtgtgtgagagagaaagagaggagagagagagcAAGGAGTGAGAAAACTCATAATCAACAATGAGAGGGCACGACTGAAATAGATCGATACAGGGGGGCTTCGGGGACCGATTAAAAAGACTATTTGGAATCCAACTCACATTAATGTTTGGGGTGTGCCGAATTTGTGGCGTTCTTTCCAACCATATGGCGAAATTTGGGATGTTTACATAGCTGGCAAGAGACTTAAGGGAGGGCAACGATTTTCTTTCACCAGATTCAGCCAAGTTCATGATGCAGATGGTATGCTTGCCTCCCTTAAGAACATCATGTTCGAAGGAAACTCTATTAGGGTTTTTAAAGCTTTTAAAAGATGTTCGTGGGAAGATAAGAACTTTCCCAGACTTGAAAGAAATCAGCTTAACCCTAATGTCCAATAtggaaataacataaactacgagaaTGATTTTGGAAATGCGTACAGGGATTGTCACAAGTTCAGTGATGTTACTGCCAACCAAAATTTTGATCTTCGTGAACAACTTAGAAAGACAGATTTAAGAGAAAATCTAAATTAAAAAACAAACAGAAAAGTCGAAAGTACATTGAAGAAAGCCTATGTCAGTCCTGTCAACTGTTATAACCAATTCATTAAGAGATCGTTGATTAGGACACTTAATAATTGGGAAATCATTCCTCAGGTTATTGTTCTTAGTAAGGCTGAAGGTATGACCAACTGTGAGATTAAATACATGGGTGGTATGGAGGTTATGTGGGTGTTTTATTCAACTATTGAAGCTGAGAAGATTATTAACAATAAGGGACATGCGGTTCACCGGTGGTGTAGCTTGGTAAAATTTCTTACAGAACCCTATGTTCAATCCAAAAGGTTAGTGAGACTTAACATTAGACATATGGCGGTGTCTTGTTGGAATGAGGTTTGCTTCAAGGCTGTTGCCAAACTGTGGGGAGAATGTATTGACTTACATAACTGTTCGATCACCCAAGCCCATCAAAGCTTGGATTTAGGGCAGGCTATAATCCTAATAGATAATCAAAGTCCTATTGTTGGGGATGCAATTCTGTATGTTGGCAATAAAGAACATAAAGTTTCAGTCAGTGAAGATTTACATAATGTTATTCCCTTCAACCCGAGGGATGATTATGAGGATCAGGTGGGTACCGTTAACAATCTCCAGGACCAAAATGATAATATAGATGAAGGCGTATTGGTGGAGTCTGAAGATGATGAGGATGAATACATAGATGATACTTTTGGCAACCATGAGGATGATGAAGGAAGTTTGAATTTCTCTAATCCTATgcgtgatgaagaagatgaagtgtgTGTATCTACAGATGAGATTCAGAATAATGAGCAAGGTTTAGATCGTCAAAATTCCCCAGGTTTGAATATTGAGTCCGATATTCCTTTCAAATCTCTAGTTTCCAGGTACAACTTCGGTTGCTCCAGTGGCCGGCGTAAAAATTCCAAAGGAATAGAAGATGAAGAGTCTAATTGACTAGGTATACGGGAACTTTTTGAAGATACCAATGTTGATAACTGTGCTGACAGACCAAACGTGCAAGGGTATAATGATTGTGGTGGGTACCCATGCTGTGGGGAATCCCAAAACCCTAACAATGGTAGGCCCGACCCTAACGGTAAACCGCAGTCTTCCGTTCCCCCAATTCATGGGGGTAATGTTACTCAGTACAGTCCAGATCTAGTTAAAGATACCATGGGCTCTGCAAACCCAAGCCCAATCTAAAAGGATGCTTCTAGCCCAACAAGAGCAAATGTAGGCCACAACAATGATTCACACTCTAACCCCTTGGGCTGTAACCAACAATATTCCAAATCAAGTAGTGGGCTCTTAAATCAAAAACTCTGCCACAGATCCAATCCTTGTAAATCGAAAAAGGGGTTCCGATTTCTTCTGGTACCAAATCGAATGGCGATACGAAAGCAAGAAGCAGAATGTTGGTTGGTGATAAAAGAAAGAAGTGCTGCTGGTCAAGTATGTGTAGCTGGAAAACATCATCGCGTATGTTAAACATCAAGAACAATGCTAGAAATCAAACCCCTGGGAAACATCCCTTACGTTCCAATTGTTCATCCTGTGCAAAGTGTGTACCTATCGAACTTCATCAGACGGGAGCTTCCAAAATAGCATAGCTTTAGGTAAACCTTCACGTTCCTTTAATTTTTTTGAAGCCCGAGAGTACGGAAGTAAACTTGGACTAAGATGAAAGGAGAGGAAATCTACCTAATAGGTGGTTCTCTGATTTCTATTCGTACTGATTTGTTAACAATGAAGATTATCTCGTTTAATGTAAGGGGTTTTCGTTTCGGGAATTCGGTTGATAAGTTTGGTTGGGTTCACAGCTTACTGATTAAATAAAAGCCTAGTTTTATTGCCTTTCACGAAACTAGGTTAAAACAGGTCAATCTCGCCTGAATCCAATCTTTGTGGGGCTTTTTGAATTGTAATTTTGTACAGAAAGAACGTGTAGGTTTAGCAGGTGGACAATTGATTATTCGGAATACTGATTTTTTTATGCTACTGATGTTATCGTGTTTGATTGCGTTTTGGGGGTCCGTGGTGTATGGAAGGCTACCAACTCCCCAGTAAACTTCCTTAATATCCATGGCCCTCAGGACGACATCGGTAAAACTAGATTATGGGAATCGTTATCAAAATTTCTTGGGGTCGACGATGAAGCATGGATATTGTGTGGTGACTTTAACGAGGTTAGGGAAGAGTCGGATAGACTAAATTGTGAATTCATAGAGTACCGGGCAAAATGGTTCAATGATTTTATCTCTAACAACCGCTTGATGGAAATTCCATTAGGTGGTAGAAACTTCACAAGAATTAGCGACGATGGACTGAAATTTAGTAAGATTGATCGTTTCCTATGTACTGAAAAGTTTTTTAGCATGTGGAAGGATGTCTCGGCGGTGGCATTAGAAAG from Rutidosis leptorrhynchoides isolate AG116_Rl617_1_P2 chromosome 9, CSIRO_AGI_Rlap_v1, whole genome shotgun sequence harbors:
- the LOC139868601 gene encoding uncharacterized protein, which translates into the protein MAIRKQEAECWLVIKERSAAGQDDIGKTRLWESLSKFLGVDDEAWILCGDFNEVREESDRLNCEFIEYRAKWFNDFISNNRLMEIPLGGRNFTRISDDGLKFSKIDRFLCTEKFFSMWKDVSAVALERKISDHCPIMLKEEGKNFGPKPFKIFYV